The following proteins are encoded in a genomic region of Triticum dicoccoides isolate Atlit2015 ecotype Zavitan chromosome 1B, WEW_v2.0, whole genome shotgun sequence:
- the LOC119326480 gene encoding E3 ubiquitin-protein ligase RFI2-like → MGAGAEPREEEPLEAEEGAGGKEEKAAVSCSICLDAVVAASAERSTARLQCGHEFHLDCIGSAFNAKGVMQCPNCRKIEKGNWLYANGSRPSHDINMDEWAHEEDLYDVSYSEMPFRFHWCPFGRLAQLPSFFEEGESPPPVTFHDFMGQHVFPENLSVSAAPGTHPCPYVAYLHPLPSLASSSSSHVPERTMDGSAYHDHWNHLAGPSDGRPLQTVQPTDFHHNHWAHLPHSYVQSNSNNGVTEQPGVPFGSMRAARVDGDSQRRGSVVSPSYFSNGSGSRSRAPNVPPLVPQFMRAHGNINEQYTQSSSSSLFAGAHRSGGMRPAPPPPQPENPTFCLFPPGSSGHSSMDTDEAGGSRFYAWERDRFAPYPLMPVDCETSWWSSQQSHGASESTPAPAPRRLFGQWIGLGRSSPENRSPEGSSYRQMHSPRM, encoded by the exons ATGGGGGCCGGGGCGGAGCCGAGGGAGGAGGAGCCCCTCGAGGCGGAGGAGGGGGCTGGCGGcaaggaggagaaggcggcggtgTCCTGCTCGATCTGCCTCGACGCGGTCGTTGCCGCCAGCGCGGAGAGGTCCACGGCGAGGCTGCAGTGCGGCCACGAGTTCCACCTCG ATTGCATTGGATCGGCATTCAATGCCAAAGGAGTTATGCAATGCCCGAACTGCCGCAAAATTGAGAAAGGGAATTGGCTGTATGCAAATGGTTCCCGCCCCTCACATGATATTAACATGGATGAGTGGGCTCATGAAGAGGACCTTTATGATGTTAGTTACTCTGAGATG CCATTTCGTTTTCATTGGTGTCCATTTGGTCGCTTAGCACAGCTTCCATCATTCTTTGA GGAAGGAGAATCACCACCCCCAGTTACTT TTCATGACTTTATGGGACAGCATGTGTTTCCAGAGAATCTATCTGTATCTGCTGCACCAGGGACACATCCTTGCCCATATGTGGCATACTTGCATCCTCTTCCATCGCTGGCATCATCATCAAGCTCCCATGTCCCTGAGAGAACTATGGATGGTTCCGCTTATCATGATCACTGGAATCACCTGGCTGGCCCATCAGATGGTAGGCCCTTGCAAACGGTGCAACCCACTGATTTCCATCATAACCATTGGGCGCATCTGCCCCATTCCTATGTGCAATCCAACAGCAATAACGGGGTGACGGAGCAGCCAGGGGTCCCTTTTGGATCAATGAGGGCTGCAAGGGTGGATGGTGATAGCCAACGTCGAGGATCTGTTGTTTCTCCATCGTACTTCAGTAATGG atCTGGCTCTAGATCTAGAGCTCCTAATGTTCCTCCTCTGGTACCTCAGTTCATGAGGGCACATGGCAACATCAACGAACAGTACACTCAGAGTTCATCATCCAGCCTTTTTGCTGGAGCTCATAGATCAGGTGGCATGCGACCTGCCCCTCCTCCACCTCAACCGGAGAACCCAACATTTTGCCTGTTCCCACCGGGTTCATCTGGCCATAGTTCAATGGATACCGATGAAGCTGGAGGAAGCCGATTCTATGCCTGGGAGCGCGATCGCTTCGCGCCGTACCCATTGATGCCGGTCGACTGCGAGACGAGCTGGTGGAGCTCACAGCAGTCCCACGGCGCATCAGAATCCACACCCGCACCCGCGCCAAGGAGACTCTTTGGGCAGTGGATCGGCCTCGGCAGGTCGTCGCCAGAGAATAGATCGCCCGAGGGCTCATCGTATCGACAAATGCACTCTCCTCGGATGTAG